A section of the Canis lupus baileyi chromosome 5, mCanLup2.hap1, whole genome shotgun sequence genome encodes:
- the PRDM2 gene encoding PR domain zinc finger protein 2 isoform X7, whose translation MRDSAEGPKEEDEKPSASAVEQTAVLQEAASQDVLPELVVPPTACEPHTEPDEKPEATNCEVNDLEEEEEEEEDEDDELEEEGEEEADMPNESSVKEPEIRCDEKPEDLLEEPKHVSKETLVSSLELPPVTRTPRAKEEANGDIFETFLFPCQHCERKFTTKQGLERHMHIHISTVNHAFKCKYCGKAFGTQINRRRHERRHEAGLKRKPSLPLQPSEDPADGRGPGDSVAAKEDSPPSSLGQDSLLLHSEKAPQESVGSSVVEENGEVKELHPCKYCKKVFGTHTNMRRHQRRVHERHLIPKGVRRKGGLLEEPHPPAEQAPPAQSVYVPSTEPEEDGEADDVYIMDISSNISENLKFYIDGKIQTSSSTSNCDVIEMESSSADLYGINCLLTPVTVEITQNVKTAQASIAEDLPKEPSGGTNSESKKRRTASPPALPKIKAETEPDPSVPSCSLLPLSISTSEAVSFHKEKNVYLSSKLKQLLQTQDKLTPPGGISATEIPKLGPVCVSAPASMLPVTSSRFKRRTSSPPSSPQHSPALRDFGKQSEGKAAWSDGVLGSKKPKLESHSNSPVWSLSGREERETVSPPCFDEYKVSKEWAASSAFSNVCNQQPLDLSSGVKQKAEGTGKTPVQWESVLDLSVHKKPCGDSEGKEFKENHLVQPACSAVKKKKPTTCMLQKVLLNEYNGIDVPVENTADVTRSPSPCQSLDPQPDPGLGPDSSLSAPVVESPPDVSPSSPALQASSLSSGQLPPLLIPTHPSSPPACPPVLTVATPPPPLLPTVPLPAPSSEASPHPCPSPLSNATVQSPLPILSPTVSPSPSPIPSVEPLTSAASPGPPTLSSSSSSSSSSSFSSSSSSSSPSPPPLSAVSSVVSSGDNLEASLPMITFKQEELENDDLKPREEPQSAVEQEIVQETFNKNFVCNVCESPFLSIKDLTKHLSVHAEEWPFKCEFCVQLFKAKTDLSEHRFLLHGVGNIFVCSVCKKEFAFLCNLQQHQRDLHPDKVCTHHEFESDTLRPQNFTDPSKAHREHMQSLPEDPLEASKEEEELNDSSEELYTTIKIMASGIKTKDPDVRLGLNQHYPSFKPPPFQYHHRNPMGIGVTATNFTTHNIPQTFTTAIRCTKCGKGVDNMPELHKHILACASASDKKRYTPKKNPVPLKQTVQPKNGVVVLDNSGKNAFRRMGQPKRLNFSVELSKMSSNKLKLNALKKKNQLVQKAILQKNKSAKQKADFKTACESSSHICPYCNREFTYIGSLNKHAAFSCPKKPLSPSKKKVSPSSKKGGHASPAGSDKNGSGHRRRTADAEIKMQSVQAPLGKTRARSSGPAPGPLPSSSFRSKQNVKFAASVKSKKPSSSLRNSSPIRMARITHVDGKKPKAVAKSHSAQLSSKTSRSLHVRVQKSKAVLQSKSALASKKRTDRFNVKSRERSGGPVTRSLQLAAAADPGDSRREDSGGKQELKDFSWKEPRVEILGRECSDRGSDGGWRLDGSVAAGDAQQRNPGPVLKAEPQGLSLSESSKPRVTPWKRPRPLTDPQSCCFQGAEEPRVTSYSLRLASRCPPPAAPYVTRQCRNVKATAAAQFQGPLFKE comes from the exons ATGAGAGATTCTGCAGAAG GTCCCAAGGAAGAGGACGAGAAGCCTTCAGCCTCAGCAGTGGAGCAGACAGCCGTTCTTCAGGAGGCGGCTAGTCAGGATGTGCTTCCAGAACTAGTGGTCCCCCCCACCGCCTGTGAGCCCCACACAGAACCGGACGAGAAGCCAGAAGCCACGAACTGTGAGGTGAATGatttggaggaagaggaggaagaggaagaggatgaagatGACGAgctggaggaagagggggaggaagaagctgACATGCCAAATGAAAGTTCTGTAAAAGAGCCAGAAATACGATGTGATGAGAAGCCAGAAGATTTATTAGAAGAACCAAAACATGTTTCAAAAGAAACTCTTGTGAGCTCTCTAGAGCTTCCACCTGTTACCAGAACTCCCAGAGCTAAGGAAGAGGCCAACGGTGATATATTTGAGACGTTTCTGTTTCCGTGTCAGCATTGTGAAAGGAAGTTCACGACCAAACAGGGGCTGGAACGTCACATGCACATCCACATATCCACGGTCAATCATGCTTTCAAGTGCAAGTACTGCGGGAAAGCATTCGGCACACAGATCAACAGGAGGCGGCACGAGCGGCGCCACGAGGCGGGGCTGAAGCGGAAGCCCAGCCTCCCTCTACAGCCATCCGAGGACCCCGCTGATGGCAGAGGACCCGGAGACAGTGTTGCTGCGAAAGAGGACTCGCCGCCTTCCAGTCTCGGGCAAGACTCTCTGCTCCTGCATTCAGAGAAAGCTCCCCAGGAAAGCGTCGGTTCTTCTGTTGTGGAAGAGAATGGGGAAGTTAAAGAGCTTCATCCGTGCAAATACTGTAAGAAGGTTTTTGGAACACATACTAACATGAGGCGGCATCAGCGCAGAGTTCACGAGCGCCATCTGATTCCCAAGGGCGTGCGGCGGAAAGGGGGCCTCCTGGAGGAGCCACACCCCCCTGCCGAGCAGGCCCCACCTGCCCAGAGTGTCTACGTGCCTAGCACGGAGCCGGAGGAGGACGGGGAGGCAGATGACGTGTACATCATGGATATCTCCAGCAATATCTCTGAAAACTTAAAGTTCTATATTGATGGCAAAATTCAGACCAGCAGCAGCACGAGTAACTGTGATGTCATCGAGATGGAGTCCAGCTCGGCGGACTTGTATGGGATAAATTGTCTGCTTACTCCAGTAACGGTGGAGATCACCCAAAATGTAAAGACGGCACAGGCCTCCATAGCAGAGGATCTTCCTAAGGAGCCTTCTGGGGGCACCAACAGTGAGTCCAAGAAGCGAAGAACGGCAAGTCCTCCCGCACTACCGAAAATCAAAGCTGAGACAGAGCCTGACCCCTCGGTGCCCTCGTGTTCCTTACTGCCTCTCAGCATATCCACGTCAGAGGCGGTGTCTTTCCACAAGGAGAAAAATGTGTACTTGTCATCGAAGCTCAAACAGCTTCTTCAGACCCAGGACAAGCTAACTCCTCCTGGGGGCATTTCAGCCACTGAAATACCGAAGTTAGGGCCTGTTTGTGTGTCTGCTCCAGCATCGATGCTCCCCGTAACCTCGAGTAGGTTTAAGCGGCGGACCAGCTCTCCACCCAGTTCCCCACAACATAGTCCTGCCCTTCGAGACTTTGGAAAGCAAAGCGAAGGCAAAGCAGCATGGAGTGATGGAGTTCTAGGTTCCAAAAAGCCCAAATTAGAGAGTCATAGCAACTCACCTGTGTGGAGTTTAtctgggagagaggagagagaaactgtGAGCCCACCATGCTTCGACGAATATAAAGTATCTAAGGAGTGGGCAGCCAGTTCTGCTTTTAGCAATGTGTGCAACCAGCAGCCACTGGATTTATCCAGCGGTGTGAAACAGAAGGCTGAGGGTACGGGCAAGACTCCGGTCCAGTGGGAATCTGTATTAGATCTCAGTGTGCATAAGAAGCCTTGTGGCGACTCTGAAGGCAAGGAGTTCAAAGAAAACCATCTGGTGCAGCCAGCCTGCAGTGctgtaaagaaaaagaagccaaccACCTGCATGCTGCAGAAGGTTCTTCTCAACGAATACAATGGCATTGATGTACCTGTAGAGAATACTGCAGATGTGACCCGGAGCCCGAGTCCTTGtcaatccctggacccccagCCAGACCCTGGCCTTGGCCCGGACTCGAGTTTATCTGCCCCTGTGGTTGAGTCCCCACCTGATGTCTCTCCTTCCTCGCCTGCCCTACAggcctcttccctttcttctgggCAGCTGCCTCCTCTCTTGATCCCAACACACCCCTCTTCCCCCCCAGCCTGTCCTCCCGTGTTGACTGTTGCCACGCCACCGCCTCCACTCCTTCCCACCGTCCCTCTTCCGGCCCCCTCTTCTGAGGCGTCTCCCCATCCGTGTCCCTCTCCGCTCTCGAATGCCACCGTGCAGTCCCCGCTTCCCATTCTCTCCCCGACAGTGTCTCCGTCACCCTCTCCCATTCCTTCCGTGGAGCCGCTCACCTCTGCTGCTTCGCCGGGACCCCCAACCCTTTCCTCGTCGTCGTCTTCGTCTTCCTcgtcttccttctcctcttcgtcttcctcctcttccccctcgcCGCCACCGCTCTCAGCTGTATCATCTGTTGTTTCCTCTGGGGATAATCTGGAAGCTTCTCTCCCCATGATTACTTTCAAGCAGGAGGAACTAGAGAATGATGATCTGAAACCCAGGGAAGAACCCCAGTCTGCAGTCGAACAGGAGATTGTTCAGGAAACATTCAACAAAAACTTTGTCTGCAATGTCTGTGAATCgccttttctttccattaaagATCTAACCAAACATTTATCTGTCCATGCTGAAGAATGGCCCTTCAAATGTGAATTTTGTGTGCAGCTTTTTAAGGCTAAAACTGACCTGTCAGAGCATCGCTTCTTGCTTCATGGAGTTGGGAATATCTTTGTGTGTTCGGTGTGTAAaaaggaatttgcatttctgtgcaaTTTGCAGCAGCACCAGCGAGATCTCCACCCAGACAAGGTGTGCACCCACCATGAGTTTGAAAGTGACACGCTGAGGCCCCAGAACTTCACTGATCCCAGCAAGGCCCACAGAGAGCATATGCAGAGTTTGCCGGAAGATCCTTTAGAAGCAtcaaaagaagaggaggagctTAATGATTCCTCTGAAGAGCTTTACACGACCATAAAAATAATGGCTTCTGGCATAAAGACGAAAGACCCAGATGTCCGGCTGGGCCTCAATCAGCATTACCCGAGCTTTAAGCCACCCCCATTTCAGTACCATCACCGAAACCCTATGGGCATCGGCGTGACGGCCACAAATTTCACTACCCACAATATTCCACAGACGTTCACCACTGCCATTCGCTGCACAAAGTGTGGGAAAGGTGTTGACAACATGCCAGAGTTACACAAACACATCTTGGCGTGTGCTTCTGCCAGTGACAAGAAGAGGTATACCCCCAAGAAAAACCCAGTCCCCTTAAAACAGACTGTACAGCCCAAAAACGGTGTGGTGGTTTTAGACAACTCGGGGAAGAACGCCTTCAGACGGATGGGACAGCCCAAAAGACTGAACTTCAGCGTCGAGCTCAGCAAAATGTCCTCGAACAAGCTCAAACTAAACGCATTGAAGAAAAAGAACCAGCTTGTCCAGAAAGCAATCCTTCAAAAGAACAAATCTGCGAAGCAGAAGGCCGACTTCAAAACCGCCTGTGAATCGTCCTCGCACATCTGCCCCTACTGTAACAGGGAGTTCACGTACATCGGGAGCCTGAATAAACACGCCGCCTTCAGCTGTCCCAAAAAGCCGCTCTCCCCGTCCAAAAAAAAAGTGTCGCCTTCATCCAAGAAAGGTGGACACGCGTCACCTGCCGGCAGTGACAAAAACGGCAGCGGCCACCGGCGCCGGACTGCAGACGCGGAGATTAAGATGCAGAGCGTGCAGGCTCCTCTGGGCAAGACCCGAGCGCGCAGCTCCGGCCCTGCGCCAGGCCCGCTGCCGTCCTCGTCCTTCAGGTCCAAGCAGAATGTCAAATTTGCAGCTTCGGTGAAGTCCAAGAAGCCCAGCTCCTCCTTGAGGAACTCGAGCCCTATCCGGATGGCCAGAATAACGCATGTCGATGGGAAGAAGCCCAAAGCTGTGGCCAAGAGTCACTCCGCTCAGCTCTCGAGCAAGACGTCCCGGAGCCTGCACGTGAGGGTACAGAAGAGCAAGGCCGTCTTGCAGAGCAAATCCGCTCTGGCCAGTAAGAAAAGAACAGACCGGTTCAATGTAAAATCTAGAGAACGGAGTGGGGGGCCGGTCACCCGAAGCCTCCAGCTGGCAGCCGCTGCCGACCCGGGTGACAGCAGGAGGGAGGACAGCGGTGGCAAGCAGGAGCTGAAGGACTTCAG